DNA sequence from the Ctenopharyngodon idella isolate HZGC_01 chromosome 14, HZGC01, whole genome shotgun sequence genome:
TCAGGGAGCCCTACTGTGGCCAACCACCTGGTATCGAGTCTAGACTGGCAGAGAAGTAACCATACTGTGGGAAGTTCGCCTCAAAAAGGGGCCTACTACGGCCACGCATCTCAATGGCGAACATTCACTGGCTGACTGTGGCCATCACTAGCTGCCATACAACTACTCATTAGTGGCTGGCTCTCAGAGAGACCTGTTAAGGCCTGCTGCCTGATAGCAaatagctagctagctagctgtCCAAAACCTACAACCTTGGGCTCGCCCACAGGGAGGCCTGTTGTCTTCCAGAGCGGCCTGCCCAACTCACTGTGAGAGGAGGCCTGTTAGGGCCTACTACCCTATAGCGAGTCTAGTAGCAGAGATAGTTTACTATTCAACAACACCTGGGACCTACCACATCGCCAACGAGCGGTGTACTCAGTCAAAGCACTTTTTACCCTTtaagcaaggggagtacaaacatATGCCAACATGTCCTGGAGGAGGCCCACCTGGGCCTACTACTCCAGATGAACACGGGCATCAGCTCTTGGCAATGCTGAGCTACAAGGGAGCGTACTAAATGACCAGCCCGCAGTGAAGGTCAAATACCGCTCGACCTGAGCCACAATGGTGCAGGGCAGATAACAGAGCTATAAGTGAAGCACtcagaaaacaccttttttacAAGGGAGTACTATCCGCCTAACCCTGAGAAAAAAACTACAGGGTGGAAGCCAACCACAAATACTccatcatgacagaaataataTCTGTAATCAAGGTACAGATGAAGAGGGCCAGCCTGCAACAGAGCAGTGGCCTCAAAACCACTTTCAAGTGGGAGGAGGCCAGCTTACTCACAAATAAGGAGAAAAACAAAGGAGTGTGGTCTCACCAGAGAACATACAATAAGTGAAAACCAACACTCTCACCTAAGAAGACCCAAATGGTACTTTCTCTAAAAATCGTACTAGCCAACCTACAGGGAACTTCAGGGccctaattattatatttttacaatagataaaataaaacatggtgTCCTCCACCCTTACAAGCCTGAAAGGATCTTCTCACTGTCAAAGCCAAAGGCAGACCAACAGCCACAGGCCTGATGTAAGAAGCGCCTGGGGTTGAAGAACGGAGCCTTCTGATCCCATCCACGGCCCTCAGGGTCCAGACGGGTGAGGGTTAACCTGTCTGGTTGAGGACTCAGACCTCAGCAGCATGCATGTCTTGAATGCCGCTGGTCTAAGTCACTCAGCAGTTCAGCCTGGTGCGTCTGCCACACAGCCATTGTGTGCAGAGCAGCACCAGCTTGACCCGCTGCTGCGTATGCCCTGCCATCTAAGCGAGATAAGAGGCTTAGTGTCAATGAGCTTTCAGTGTCGATGTCCGCTCCCATAATTATTCTTTGCAAGAAAAGTGCTGAAtaacaacatttattattattattattattattattattattattattattcagccGGAAGCATTGACACATACCCACATTCCTTCCACAAAGCCTACACAGGGAACAGTGGTCTAAAAAGAAATACTTTAGTATTTAAATAGTAACCAGACCTAAAACATAATCTCTAACAGCACAGCGTACGCGGGACAGGGTGGCTGAGAGGATTCGGTGAACTCACTCTCTCTATCCTCctcagccatctcctgctcgGCTGGAAGTGTACTCGCAGCTGGACCTGAGGATGCAGAAGACAATgcatcctctcccagcagctCACTCTCGCGAGCCGCCGAACAGCGTGAGCGGTCACGCCCTCTCAAACTGCCCGGCGAGCTCCATCTGAGAGCCCCGTAATCTGAGTCTCCGCCCTGCCTCAGCACGAGCGGGACCGAACTACCAAGCCCAGATGCTGAACTCTCCTCCCTCGAGAAAAGACCCAGACGAGAACGGAGCGTTCTTAAAGGAACGCGCTCACAGTTTGCACAGGCAGCTCCCTCGAGAACTTACCATGCTTGCTCTTCCCCAGACAGAGAAGGCACAGCTCGTGTGTGTGATCTAGTGTCAGATAGCGAGGACACGGATCCACACACTTAATAATCCTCTCTGTGCATTTCATTTTGCCAGATAGTGCTTTACACAtgacagtccctgaagacgatTAGAGGATGACGTGTTACTTGGGCGCCCTTTATATACACGCGGGTCGCATTGTTATGATGTCATGGGCTGTCGCAGGTCAATATATTGCCGAGATTGGATatgtgtttcagacaccggttcccgCGGAGGCGTTCCCCTAGCTGTTTTACGCAGCGtggagttccctttcgaaagggaatcgGATATAGGCTACATGTTTAGATGTAGGTCAGATGTCCAGATTTCGGatatgtatctgatttaaaaccacaGTTGAAAGTGCCTCAGAACAGATGCAAAAAAAATCGGATATTGTGaggatttttgtgtttacacatgTGCAACAAATTCCAATCTATGTCAGATGTGATTAAGCAATGGGAAACTGTTGAGAATGAACCACTCTTACCCTTAAAATTGATGTGTTGAATATTTCCTGCAAAGTTCAAGAGCATATGCCTTCTGTCAGGCACTGCTGTCAAACCTGCCAGCTACTGAGCCCATAAAACCTTATACGGTGTAGAACAGACTTGGTATCATTTCAGGCAGCTGCAAGGAAGAATAATCTATAGGTTTTTTTGGTTCATATCTTCAGTTCAGTTCCTTTAAAGCACGAATATAAAAAATAGAatgtttatttcacatttatgccatgaaaaatcaagaaaaatcaCTTATCAAGTGCCAGATTGTGTAGGTGTCTATAAAAGCTAAATGGAAACAAATATCCTGAACTGTTTATTAATGGAAATTCCCTGAAGATATAAGCAGCCAAGATGTACCCATTAGTGTTCATATCTGTGGTAGACGCAAATGTCAAACAGTTTCATCCTAAGGAAAGGTTTCTCACCGCGACTTAATTTGTAGTTGATCTCCAGCACTTGTGGTCCTCTTGCCCATATTCTCCACCTCCACACCCCCATCATCTTTACATCCCTATCCACCTCCACCTCCTCCTCATCATTCGCCTGCAATGACAGGCAGCATCCTCTTGTTTTCAAAATATGGCATGTGTTGTCTGAACCCCCCCATTACCATAAGCACAGTCACTCCACCCCCCCTTGCATGTACATGGCTGGTTGCTAGGCAACAAATATTCTGCAGGAGCGTGCGATTGGCAAAAGCCACTCGATTTTTATGGTGAGAACATAGGCGATAGAATACAGCTCTCCAGAACACACTCCATGACATGGTGAGGTGGAAAGAGCCAGTATGCAACCACATGCATGAATCCAAAAAGCCTGGAAAAAGCCTTCTTATATTTAACATTCAGCTTTATACTTGCATGCTGCTCAATAAAATTCAGAAAGAATATTAATTAGAAGATAACTTTTGTCCTGCATGACCTACATAGTCCTGCACTTTACACCAACTTGAGCATACTGTGATTTGTCTACTGTGacaatataatgaaaatataagtAATTCCatatatttcaaaagaaaaactaaagtgtatcaaatgtttttgtttcagaGATCACAAAGACATTACTGTTGCACCCTTTTAGTGTCTTGTCTGCCaaagtacatttatttcatttgtgtttttattacatAAGAGCCgtgtgtgacttttttttttgaagaaaacaaatCCTGGATTGTAATCACCATCATTTGCTTCTGATTATAAAGCTAGAGATACTTTGTCATTTCATTACCACTCACTGCCAGGTTGAGTCTGGTTTCCAGGGAAACTAAAAATCAGAAGCTTTCAGTACTCGCAGCCAAAGTGAAATCCAAGGACTACCATCCACTGAGATTCTTCTGGAAAACAAACCATCTACAGCCTGCCTCTTATTTTGAGCATCTAAAAGAGGAGCTTGGAGTGTGAAGACATGCTTTGGCTTTGAAAATATGGATACAGCTTTTGATCTGTTGTGCAGTTGAGGTATGTGTCGTTGGGGTGTTCTTTTTCAATAACGGTCTCATTGTGTCGTCGTAGTTTGGGTTTTAGAGGGTATTGTTACCGAGCAAGTTCTCTGTGTGTGGATGAACCGAATCAGACAGCGACCATGACATTATTAGATCTCTCTTTTTTAGAATGAAAAAAATAGGAATCGACTTATTAGCAACTGATACTAGTCTTCCTTTCATATGTATTGTAAGGCTGAAgtttgtatgtaattttatgtaaaaaataatttcaagaaCAGAAATGATGATTTTTGTCAGTATCTGagatcattaaaaaaacaatctgaCTTGAATTGATTTTTATCTATTGTAATAtgttttcaaaaattaaaaaaatgagtatGCTGTCATTAATGCATGTCAAGTGCCATTTTTTGATAATTGCACCCGCATTAATGCACTAATgcatttatgtaaatgttttccAGCAAAACTATCAGTGGTGTGAGACCGTGAAGCTCAGACATTTTACTTTCCCTCTCTCGGATCAACACAAACCCATCTTTAAACCCATGGAGGGTCCTGTTCTGACAGAAAGTGAAGTTTGGAAAGTTGGCTCAGGGACCAGCACAACTTTAAACACGGATGACACAAGTATTGACTATACGCCTCTTATGAAGGACACTGTTACTGATGAAAACCTGTCAAAGGCATCTGAAAACCCAGGGACCTCAATACAAGAGGAGATCTGCGGCAGCATCCAGGAGCAACCTGACCCAGAGGTTACATCAGATCAGATCAAGTCAGTAATTCCACATGAGCAGCGATTAGAAGAGGTTTTATCTTCCACtcaaacagcagttgagagcaaTGAGCCACCTGAGGCAGAGTGCAAACAAGAGAGGTGTGTTAACCAAGCAGAGGAACCAGCAGATAAGACGTGCTTGGCACCTGGCCGACAGAACCTTGACCAGGAGATTAACCAGGAGATCACCATACTGGTGACCAATCATGACTGTACATTggaggatgaggaggatgaAGAGTTTGGGGAGCAGAAAACTTCCAGCTGCCCTACTGAACCCGATACTGTCTCTTCCATTGAGGGTGGAGGAGCGACTAAGGAAGAGAGTCTCGATGGTTCCATCGTTGTGGTGAACATGATTGAGGTCAGTCAAGTTCAGAAGACCAGCGTGATAAGCAATGTATCAACTGAGCAGAATACCGCCACTAAAGAACCAAGATTGCCTGGAGATCCTGGGGATAGTAGCAGTGAGACAAACTCTGGAAGAAAATGTTCAAGCACCCCTCAGAAAACAGACGCAAGTAGCACACATGCTAACACAAGGGCCTCGGTGGAAGTGAATGTCTACAGTCTGAAAGATCAGCCCACACAGCCTGAAGATGTAGAAGTAAAACTGAAGAAAACCGAATCGACTGAATCCAGGGATGCCATTCGGCCCTCGCAAGAGACGCTTGGCTTGAATCGGTCACCTGGACGCACACAGCATGTGCAAACCCAGGTCAGTCTGGAAGTGATGTACCAATCAGTGGCCACCAGCCCCATGACTCCTCCCGAAGGCTCCGCAGCGTTCCTTTTTCCAACCACCTTTGGAAAACTCGCCAACAAGTGTAGTACAGAGGTGGCCGAGACCATACAGACCAAAGATGCTGAGTTGCAGGTGGGCTTGCAGGTGGAATTACGTTCGGTTGCCACAGCTCCCATGAGCCCAATCATTCTGACAGCACCTGAGGTTATCCCAGAGCCGGAACCACGTATTGGGGTGGTGCCAGAGGAAGTTCCAGAACCAGTTCAGGAGGTGAGCTGGGACGAAAAGGGAATGACTTGGGAGGTGTACGGTGCAGTGGTGGAGGTGGCAGTGCTGGGT
Encoded proteins:
- the LOC127494558 gene encoding G protein-regulated inducer of neurite outgrowth 1 gives rise to the protein MEGPVLTESEVWKVGSGTSTTLNTDDTSIDYTPLMKDTVTDENLSKASENPGTSIQEEICGSIQEQPDPEVTSDQIKSVIPHEQRLEEVLSSTQTAVESNEPPEAECKQERCVNQAEEPADKTCLAPGRQNLDQEINQEITILVTNHDCTLEDEEDEEFGEQKTSSCPTEPDTVSSIEGGGATKEESLDGSIVVVNMIEVSQVQKTSVISNVSTEQNTATKEPRLPGDPGDSSSETNSGRKCSSTPQKTDASSTHANTRASVEVNVYSLKDQPTQPEDVEVKLKKTESTESRDAIRPSQETLGLNRSPGRTQHVQTQVSLEVMYQSVATSPMTPPEGSAAFLFPTTFGKLANKCSTEVAETIQTKDAELQVGLQVELRSVATAPMSPIILTAPEVIPEPEPRIGVVPEEVPEPVQEVSWDEKGMTWEVYGAVVEVAVLGTAIQKHLEKQVKKQKKQPSALPALTDVLPADLTETSTTMPSSPPPMSDPGESSPAKEQSEEKIVQSGRRRQNHFRQWFRNVRRPSCCSRPRQDEEN